Proteins from a genomic interval of Sporolactobacillus sp. Y61:
- a CDS encoding ABC-2 transporter permease: MFHLMVKDIYTQRVSAYLAPLLLLLYFITAGNDVTGSEFMGIVLCGTGIGFIAYYMIIASNFNTNEGDKWNNRLLISLPVTRRSMILSKYLMILIWWVFAYISSTVLILLLNSILNFHLLNPLSIETGIMSLCLSIFLSSIFYPIFFRFGYRVASMVGIGLFFAIMIATGTFISWQKMNLQKSVPEVIRFSFDHPVIPLIILTLLVSLISYFLSTHIFEKKEF; encoded by the coding sequence ATGTTTCATCTGATGGTAAAAGATATATACACACAAAGAGTGTCAGCTTATCTGGCACCGCTCCTGCTTTTGCTCTATTTTATTACTGCAGGAAATGACGTAACCGGATCGGAATTTATGGGTATCGTGTTATGCGGCACAGGGATTGGTTTTATCGCCTACTATATGATCATAGCCTCTAACTTTAATACGAATGAAGGGGATAAGTGGAATAATCGACTGCTGATCAGTCTGCCTGTCACCCGGCGATCAATGATTCTCTCCAAATATTTGATGATTTTGATCTGGTGGGTGTTCGCTTATATCAGCAGTACGGTGCTTATTCTGTTGCTCAACTCTATTTTGAATTTTCATCTTCTAAACCCTCTGAGCATTGAAACGGGGATTATGTCGCTCTGTTTGAGCATTTTCCTTTCATCGATTTTTTATCCGATTTTCTTCAGGTTTGGATACAGGGTGGCGTCCATGGTCGGAATCGGCCTTTTCTTTGCGATAATGATTGCAACAGGGACATTTATTTCCTGGCAGAAAATGAACTTGCAGAAGTCTGTTCCGGAAGTGATTCGCTTTTCTTTCGATCACCCAGTGATACCCTTGATCATTCTGACCCTTCTCGTGTCTCTTATTTCGTACTTCTTGTCCACTCATATTTTCGAAAAAAAAGAGTTCTGA
- a CDS encoding ABC transporter ATP-binding protein, translated as MENILELSQVNKSFKDFALRDVSFSLKKGFIMGFIGPNGAGKSTTIRCIMDLMHIDSGEIRLFGEPMDRNMKGIKDRIGFVYDQDVFFEHLTADKNKKVIAPFYTQWDDQLFYHYIDKFDVPLDKKMKDFSKGTKMKFALAIALSHHAELIIMDEPTSGLDPVFRRELLDVLMEVIQDENKAIFFSTHITTDLEKVADYITFILDGKIAASMETDELLESYLLVKGPKNAASDVLSCKPIAFNKTPLGFEAFIETATAQSLVSKSNIHLERPNLEEIMYYLVKKEKNKPSLWMSEEN; from the coding sequence ATGGAGAATATTTTAGAACTAAGCCAGGTGAACAAATCATTCAAAGATTTTGCACTTCGTGATGTCAGCTTTTCTCTGAAAAAGGGATTCATCATGGGTTTCATTGGACCGAATGGAGCTGGCAAGAGTACGACTATTCGCTGCATCATGGATCTGATGCATATCGACAGCGGCGAAATCCGTCTGTTCGGAGAACCCATGGACCGTAATATGAAGGGGATAAAAGACAGAATCGGTTTTGTGTATGATCAGGATGTGTTTTTTGAGCATCTGACAGCAGATAAAAATAAAAAAGTGATCGCACCTTTTTACACGCAATGGGATGATCAGCTTTTTTATCATTATATCGACAAGTTCGATGTCCCGCTGGACAAAAAGATGAAAGATTTTTCAAAAGGAACAAAGATGAAGTTCGCCCTGGCGATCGCATTGTCCCATCATGCGGAACTGATTATTATGGATGAGCCGACGTCCGGTCTGGATCCGGTGTTCAGAAGGGAGCTTCTTGATGTCCTGATGGAGGTGATTCAGGATGAAAATAAAGCCATTTTCTTCTCGACGCATATCACGACTGATCTGGAGAAGGTCGCTGATTATATCACCTTTATTCTTGATGGGAAGATTGCAGCCAGTATGGAGACCGATGAACTGCTTGAATCCTATTTACTTGTTAAAGGACCGAAAAACGCTGCTTCCGATGTTCTCTCCTGTAAACCGATTGCCTTCAACAAAACGCCACTTGGTTTTGAAGCCTTTATTGAAACGGCGACAGCTCAATCACTGGTTTCAAAATCAAATATTCACCTTGAGCGGCCAAACCTTGAAGAAATCATGTACTATCTGGTGAAAAAAGAGAAGAATAAACCTTCTTTATGGATGAGTGAGGAAAATTAG
- a CDS encoding GntR family transcriptional regulator: MDIILSHTTDQPIYRQIKEQITAQILNGQMLDHQPLPSIRILAKTLKVSVITTKRAYEELEKEGYIFTIPGKGSFISRQDKDQLRKKKLSEVRARLSEIVRDCESFNIDKEQLVRMIREMKR; this comes from the coding sequence ATGGATATTATTCTCAGCCATACAACAGATCAGCCGATCTATCGGCAGATTAAAGAGCAGATCACAGCTCAGATTCTGAATGGGCAGATGCTTGATCATCAGCCGCTTCCCTCAATCCGGATCCTCGCAAAAACATTGAAAGTCAGTGTCATCACGACAAAAAGAGCCTATGAAGAACTGGAAAAGGAGGGATATATCTTTACCATTCCGGGTAAGGGCTCGTTCATCAGCCGACAGGATAAGGATCAATTACGTAAAAAAAAGCTGAGTGAGGTCAGAGCACGGCTGAGTGAAATCGTGCGAGACTGCGAATCCTTCAACATTGATAAGGAACAGCTCGTCAGGATGATCAGAGAAATGAAGAGGTGA
- a CDS encoding mechanosensitive ion channel family protein gives MESLEWMGKITLMDGIISCSIILVFFIMVFILQKYIPNLLTKLSRGKIDDKLISALRKPVVLILITTGIFLALSFLPVPRNWRTLFSLFYKSIATFSIGWGFYILSGSIGIFFNHMGTRYDLQFNDIVIPFLSRIAKFLVVVMTLFMILDQWNYHVTGLITGLGIGGLAVAMAAKDTLSNLFGGFVIITDAPFTIGDLIHSGNIEGFVEDINFRSTRIRTLDQALVTVPNSTLANQPITNLSKIGKRRVYLTIPLDLETQEKKVDLCIRRIRKMLIQDTLVDPEDVMVYLDQITSSGIKLMVHFYVKTPDFKVWMESKEKYNLSILNILKEEGIDLATDRSRIVFDAAEEKRFTDREKQESNDSGDRRRSRDHHI, from the coding sequence ATGGAAAGTCTGGAGTGGATGGGGAAAATTACGTTAATGGACGGCATCATTTCCTGCTCCATTATTCTTGTATTTTTTATCATGGTATTTATACTGCAAAAATACATCCCAAATTTATTAACAAAGCTGAGTCGTGGTAAAATCGATGATAAGCTGATTTCAGCTTTACGGAAACCCGTTGTTCTTATTTTAATCACTACAGGAATCTTTCTTGCCCTCTCCTTCCTTCCTGTACCACGAAACTGGCGAACGCTTTTCTCTCTTTTTTACAAATCGATCGCCACTTTTTCTATTGGATGGGGTTTCTATATCCTTTCCGGATCGATCGGAATTTTTTTCAATCACATGGGAACGCGATACGATCTTCAGTTCAATGATATTGTCATCCCGTTCCTGTCCAGAATCGCCAAATTTCTTGTTGTTGTTATGACCCTGTTCATGATTCTTGATCAGTGGAATTATCATGTGACCGGTCTGATTACCGGCCTCGGTATAGGGGGGCTGGCTGTTGCGATGGCTGCCAAGGACACGCTCAGTAACCTGTTCGGCGGTTTCGTCATTATTACCGACGCCCCATTTACCATAGGTGACCTGATCCATTCGGGTAATATCGAGGGATTTGTTGAAGATATTAATTTCAGGTCAACCCGGATCAGAACACTGGATCAGGCACTTGTCACGGTGCCTAATTCCACGCTGGCCAATCAGCCGATCACGAACCTGTCGAAGATCGGAAAACGTCGGGTATATCTGACCATTCCTCTTGATCTTGAAACGCAGGAAAAGAAGGTCGATCTTTGTATTCGCCGTATACGAAAGATGCTCATTCAGGATACGTTAGTAGATCCGGAAGATGTAATGGTTTATCTGGACCAGATTACTTCTTCCGGTATTAAACTGATGGTACACTTTTATGTAAAAACTCCGGACTTTAAAGTATGGATGGAGTCAAAAGAAAAGTATAATTTATCCATTTTGAATATACTGAAGGAGGAAGGCATTGATCTGGCTACAGACCGTTCACGGATAGTATTTGATGCGGCTGAAGAAAAACGGTTTACAGATCGTGAAAAGCAGGAGTCAAATGATTCAGGGGATCGCAGGCGCTCACGTGATCATCATATTTGA
- a CDS encoding ABC transporter transmembrane domain-containing protein, protein MRAELVRQQKHRADKHVMRRLIAYLMDFKKSLALAFGMLLIATAADVFGPIIMKIFIDDYLTPRHFPWGPLTLLAAGFIGLYAISALFNYFQLLSFQKIALNVIQKMRVDVFSKVQYLGLTFFDQTPGGSLVSRITNDTEAIKELYVSVLSAFISSGIMIIGIFVGMFILDVRLALICLILMPFLTGLTWIYGKLSSKVYRTTRVKLSQLNAKLNESLQGMAMIQAMRQERRLRREFGKINADHKSAMLKSVRLNALMLRSAVYSVYLIGLMMILSFFGIQSFDHVVQIGVLYAFINYLDRFFDPVNTIMQQLNIFQQALVSAERVFGLLDDDRMAPVQIGTESPSIREGKVEFRHVTFSYDGTTDILKNITFTANPGETVALVGHTGSGKSSIINLLMRFYPVIHGDIYIDGKPLPTFSDNELRNRIGLVLQDSFMFVGDVADNIRLSHQVSDDAVKKAAKFVQADQFIEKLPDKYHEVIGERGATFSSGQRQLLSFARTMALNPKILVLDEATASVDTETEEAIQSALEKMRRGRTTIAIAHRLSTIQDADQILVLHQGEIVERGTHQSLLKEKGLYYKMYQLQHGRMAKGTSLMQ, encoded by the coding sequence ATGAGAGCTGAGCTCGTCCGGCAACAGAAGCATCGGGCAGATAAACATGTGATGAGGCGCCTGATTGCGTATCTTATGGATTTTAAAAAAAGTCTGGCACTAGCATTCGGGATGCTGCTCATCGCTACTGCAGCCGATGTTTTTGGCCCGATTATCATGAAAATATTTATTGATGATTATTTGACGCCGCGCCACTTTCCCTGGGGACCACTCACGCTTCTCGCGGCAGGATTTATTGGATTATATGCCATTTCCGCCCTGTTTAACTATTTTCAGCTTCTCTCTTTTCAGAAGATTGCACTGAATGTAATTCAAAAAATGCGAGTAGACGTTTTCAGTAAAGTTCAGTATCTAGGGCTGACCTTCTTTGATCAGACTCCAGGCGGAAGTCTTGTCTCACGAATCACTAATGATACGGAAGCGATCAAGGAGCTTTATGTCAGTGTGCTCTCCGCATTCATCAGCAGCGGGATCATGATCATCGGTATTTTTGTCGGGATGTTTATCCTCGATGTACGGCTGGCACTCATCTGCCTGATCTTAATGCCGTTCCTGACAGGACTCACATGGATATATGGGAAACTGAGTTCGAAAGTCTATCGAACGACTCGCGTCAAGCTCAGCCAACTGAATGCAAAACTTAATGAATCCCTCCAGGGTATGGCCATGATTCAGGCGATGCGTCAGGAGAGAAGACTGCGCCGGGAATTTGGAAAGATTAACGCCGACCATAAATCAGCCATGCTGAAAAGTGTTCGCCTGAATGCTTTGATGCTTCGCTCCGCCGTGTATTCCGTTTATCTGATCGGACTGATGATGATCCTCAGTTTCTTTGGCATTCAGTCATTTGACCATGTTGTTCAAATTGGCGTTTTATATGCCTTTATAAATTATCTTGATCGATTCTTTGATCCGGTCAATACGATCATGCAGCAGTTAAACATTTTCCAGCAGGCACTTGTTTCGGCTGAACGTGTTTTCGGGCTGCTTGATGATGACCGAATGGCTCCGGTACAAATAGGAACCGAATCTCCTTCGATCAGAGAGGGTAAAGTAGAATTTCGACATGTCACGTTCTCTTATGATGGTACAACGGACATATTGAAAAATATTACTTTTACAGCGAATCCTGGTGAAACGGTTGCGCTGGTCGGACATACCGGGAGCGGGAAAAGCTCCATCATCAATCTGTTGATGCGCTTTTATCCTGTCATACATGGTGATATATATATCGATGGAAAGCCATTACCCACTTTTTCGGACAATGAACTGCGCAACAGGATTGGTCTGGTTCTTCAGGATTCGTTCATGTTCGTGGGTGATGTTGCCGACAACATCAGGCTCAGTCATCAGGTTTCTGATGATGCAGTGAAAAAGGCAGCAAAATTCGTTCAGGCGGATCAGTTTATTGAAAAACTCCCGGACAAATATCATGAAGTAATCGGAGAAAGAGGAGCGACATTCTCAAGCGGACAACGACAGCTGCTCTCCTTTGCCCGGACAATGGCCCTCAATCCGAAGATCCTGGTGCTTGACGAAGCAACTGCGAGTGTGGATACAGAAACGGAAGAAGCGATTCAATCTGCTCTGGAAAAAATGCGCAGAGGGAGAACAACAATTGCGATTGCACACCGCCTTTCCACTATTCAGGACGCGGATCAGATTCTTGTCCTTCACCAGGGTGAAATTGTGGAGCGGGGGACTCACCAGTCTTTATTGAAGGAGAAAGGGCTCTATTATAAGATGTATCAGTTACAGCACGGTCGGATGGCAAAGGGGACTTCGCTGATGCAATGA
- a CDS encoding ABC transporter transmembrane domain-containing protein, giving the protein MRIFIDLWWFFKQEKYKYLFGILFLMASSFLSLIPPYVVGIVVDDMKNGSLTPIMLVKWILFLVLVGVVYYFTGYIWRQLIFGSSIILANQLRNDLYKHFTRLSPNFYQKRRIGDLMAHATNDINAVQGAAGEGILTLVDSLTMGAMVIVTMSVLISWKLTIIALLPMPVMVVLTMYYGSQLHKRFGSAQEAFSGLNDKVQENVSGVRVIKAFGEEKAQINMFRKASKDVVNKNLAVARIDSLFDPTITFIVALCFFLALAFGSGFVINGTLTIGLLTSFTLYLGRMVWPMLAFGFLFNVVERGSASYDRIRRLLAVKPEITDIEGASAVVPTGDIRYDIQSFRYPGNDRPALNRIKFSLKQGETLGIVGKTGAGKTTMLRLLLREFDLQNGSIEIGGVPIRNVTLNALRSAIGYVPQDHILFSATIAENIAFARPEATQAEVEHAAKLANIHDDILNFPDGYKTVVGERGVTLSGGQKQRVSIARALLADPEILIFDDSLSAVDARTEVAILQALKKERKNKTTLISAHRLSAVEHADLIIVLSEGSITEHGNHEELLEQGGWYAEMYAHQQLESQVTEGGKSDES; this is encoded by the coding sequence TTGCGAATATTTATTGATTTATGGTGGTTTTTTAAACAGGAAAAATATAAATATCTGTTTGGAATCCTGTTCCTCATGGCTTCCAGTTTCCTGTCCCTGATCCCGCCATATGTCGTCGGAATCGTTGTTGACGATATGAAAAACGGAAGTCTGACTCCGATCATGCTCGTAAAGTGGATCCTTTTTCTGGTCCTTGTCGGGGTTGTTTATTATTTCACAGGCTATATCTGGAGGCAGCTGATCTTTGGTTCATCCATCATTCTGGCTAACCAGCTGCGTAATGATCTGTATAAACATTTCACCAGATTATCTCCAAACTTTTATCAGAAAAGGAGAATTGGTGACCTGATGGCACACGCGACAAATGATATTAATGCCGTGCAGGGTGCCGCAGGAGAAGGAATTCTGACCCTTGTCGATTCACTGACTATGGGAGCCATGGTGATTGTTACCATGTCCGTACTGATCAGCTGGAAACTGACGATCATCGCTTTATTGCCCATGCCGGTCATGGTTGTCCTGACCATGTATTATGGTTCACAGCTACATAAACGGTTCGGGTCTGCACAGGAGGCTTTCTCAGGCCTGAATGACAAAGTGCAGGAAAATGTATCGGGAGTTCGCGTAATCAAAGCATTCGGTGAAGAAAAAGCACAAATCAATATGTTTCGTAAAGCATCCAAAGATGTGGTGAATAAAAATCTGGCTGTTGCCAGAATTGACTCGCTGTTTGATCCGACAATTACATTCATTGTGGCACTGTGCTTTTTTCTCGCGCTGGCATTTGGATCCGGGTTCGTGATTAACGGTACACTGACCATAGGTCTGTTAACCAGTTTTACACTCTATCTTGGTCGGATGGTCTGGCCCATGCTTGCTTTTGGGTTTCTCTTTAATGTTGTCGAGCGTGGAAGTGCATCTTACGACCGGATCAGGCGCCTGCTTGCGGTCAAACCGGAAATAACGGATATTGAAGGGGCTTCAGCCGTTGTCCCAACCGGTGATATCCGATATGACATTCAGTCGTTCCGATATCCCGGAAACGATCGTCCCGCATTAAACCGGATAAAGTTCTCCCTGAAGCAGGGGGAGACGCTGGGCATCGTGGGTAAAACCGGTGCAGGGAAAACAACGATGCTCCGTTTACTGCTGCGGGAATTCGATCTGCAGAATGGCAGTATTGAAATTGGCGGCGTACCCATCCGAAATGTGACACTTAATGCATTAAGAAGTGCAATCGGTTATGTCCCTCAGGATCATATCCTGTTTTCAGCGACTATTGCTGAGAACATCGCTTTTGCCAGGCCGGAGGCAACACAAGCCGAAGTCGAACATGCGGCAAAATTAGCCAATATTCATGATGATATTCTGAATTTTCCCGATGGCTATAAAACGGTGGTCGGTGAACGTGGCGTCACTCTGTCCGGGGGGCAGAAACAACGCGTCTCCATTGCCCGTGCACTCCTCGCAGATCCGGAAATTCTGATTTTTGATGATTCATTATCCGCTGTCGATGCACGAACGGAAGTAGCTATTCTACAGGCACTGAAAAAAGAACGTAAAAACAAGACCACATTGATATCTGCTCACCGGCTCAGTGCAGTGGAACATGCGGATCTGATTATTGTCTTAAGTGAGGGGTCTATCACTGAACACGGTAATCATGAGGAATTGTTAGAACAGGGCGGCTGGTATGCAGAAATGTATGCTCACCAGCAGCTTGAATCACAGGTAACAGAAGGGGGGAAATCAGATGAGAGCTGA
- a CDS encoding Hsp20/alpha crystallin family protein has protein sequence MANLYPTKRNHDGFFDFLPSWFDEWGRNFMRTPGIQSFAADVAEKKDEYSVKVDLPGFSKDNIHLDFDQGVLTIEASRTRESNEKAEDGSFIRQERSSGSYARKFALDNVDDEKIKASFKDGVLTVILPKREVSGRKNKQISID, from the coding sequence ATGGCAAATCTGTATCCAACAAAAAGAAATCATGATGGGTTCTTTGATTTCCTGCCTTCCTGGTTTGACGAATGGGGACGTAATTTTATGAGAACACCGGGTATTCAGTCTTTTGCGGCCGATGTTGCGGAGAAGAAGGATGAATACAGTGTAAAAGTCGATCTGCCGGGGTTTAGTAAAGACAATATTCATCTTGATTTCGATCAGGGTGTACTGACCATTGAGGCGTCGCGTACCCGTGAATCGAACGAAAAAGCAGAGGATGGAAGCTTTATCCGTCAGGAACGTTCTTCCGGCTCATATGCCCGGAAATTCGCCCTGGATAATGTTGACGATGAAAAAATTAAAGCCTCTTTTAAGGATGGGGTTCTCACTGTCATACTTCCTAAAAGGGAAGTATCTGGCAGGAAAAATAAACAGATCTCCATTGATTAA
- a CDS encoding DNA topoisomerase III — protein MKTLILAEKPSVARDMARVLKCQRVNKHFIEGDRYLVTWALGHLIELKMPEEYDIRYKTWRLEDLPVIPKKMETKPIRQTSAQFHAIKKLSGRADLKDLVIATDAGREGELVARWIIEKIHWRKPVRRLWISSQTDKAIHEGFRNLKPAEAYNNLYKSAVCRSEADWLIGLNISRALTTKYNDSLSAGRVQTPTLSMIIHQEKKIKAFHPQPFWTISAAVGSFTATWQNGSQTRILNQDRANKIIQKLSGKKATVRHVMTKKKTERQPLLYDLTELQRDANRKFGYSARKTLNILQVLYERYKIVTYPRTDSRYLTKDIEPTMRERLKAILSAYSGEVRPILHKKNTHVRASFVFNDRKVGDHHALIPTEEPVFIQDLSEDEVHVYDLIIRRFLSIFYPERTYMQMRAELSSCGETLVINQTLETDPGFTVLSHNHRNEVNQPADTLKQGDELPVLDLLIHHKMTEPPARLSEADLLTKMEKFGLGTPATRADIIEKLIQSESIRRESGGRLAPTSKGQQLIQLVNPDLKSPDLTARWERELENIARGSGNPDHFMKEIRNQTKQLVQEVRTSDNTYKIQNLTKKKCPQCGSPMKESRARDGGRILICINRACHYRKRMDPKLSNHRCPHCHKKMEIHKGKAGAYFQCRTCGIVEKAENIGKKINKRETRRLMNKINNKNGSFSNSLEDALKAAMKKEQE, from the coding sequence TTGAAAACACTCATCCTGGCTGAAAAACCGAGTGTCGCGCGTGATATGGCCCGCGTGCTCAAATGTCAGCGTGTCAATAAGCATTTCATTGAAGGTGACCGTTACCTCGTGACCTGGGCACTCGGCCACCTGATTGAGCTGAAAATGCCGGAGGAGTACGATATAAGATATAAAACATGGCGTCTGGAAGACCTGCCTGTTATACCGAAAAAAATGGAAACAAAGCCCATCAGGCAAACGAGTGCCCAGTTCCATGCTATAAAAAAGCTTTCAGGAAGAGCCGATCTGAAGGATCTGGTGATTGCGACCGATGCAGGGCGTGAAGGCGAACTTGTTGCCCGATGGATCATTGAAAAAATCCACTGGCGTAAGCCTGTCAGACGACTGTGGATTTCGTCACAGACGGATAAAGCCATTCATGAAGGGTTTCGTAATCTGAAACCGGCAGAGGCATACAATAACCTTTATAAGTCGGCCGTTTGCCGTTCGGAAGCAGACTGGCTGATCGGACTGAATATTTCTCGTGCTCTGACGACGAAATACAATGATTCACTGTCTGCCGGTCGGGTTCAGACTCCCACTCTTTCCATGATTATTCATCAGGAGAAGAAAATTAAAGCCTTCCATCCACAGCCCTTCTGGACCATCAGTGCAGCAGTCGGAAGCTTTACCGCGACATGGCAGAACGGCAGTCAGACGAGGATCCTGAATCAGGATCGGGCAAATAAAATCATTCAGAAACTGAGCGGAAAGAAAGCCACTGTTCGGCATGTCATGACAAAGAAGAAAACAGAACGCCAGCCTCTTCTCTACGATTTAACCGAATTACAGCGCGATGCAAACAGAAAATTTGGTTATTCGGCCCGAAAAACACTGAATATCCTTCAGGTTCTTTATGAACGATATAAAATTGTGACCTATCCGCGGACAGATTCCCGTTATCTGACTAAAGACATTGAGCCTACAATGCGCGAGCGGCTAAAAGCTATTTTGTCTGCCTATAGTGGCGAAGTCAGACCGATTCTTCACAAAAAAAACACGCACGTTCGGGCTTCTTTTGTCTTTAATGATCGTAAAGTTGGCGATCACCATGCGCTGATTCCAACTGAAGAACCGGTTTTCATTCAGGATTTATCTGAAGATGAAGTGCATGTGTATGATCTGATCATCAGACGTTTTCTATCCATTTTTTATCCTGAACGGACATACATGCAGATGCGGGCAGAACTCAGCTCTTGCGGAGAAACACTCGTCATCAATCAGACTCTGGAAACAGATCCTGGTTTTACCGTGCTTTCCCATAATCACAGAAATGAAGTCAATCAGCCTGCGGATACGTTAAAGCAGGGGGACGAACTGCCTGTCCTCGACCTCCTGATTCATCATAAAATGACCGAGCCACCGGCAAGGCTTTCAGAAGCAGACCTCCTGACAAAGATGGAAAAATTCGGGCTTGGGACGCCGGCAACACGTGCAGATATCATTGAAAAACTGATTCAGTCTGAATCGATCAGAAGAGAGTCGGGTGGCCGTCTGGCTCCGACATCAAAAGGACAGCAACTGATCCAACTGGTAAACCCGGATCTTAAATCCCCGGATCTGACTGCCAGATGGGAACGTGAACTGGAGAACATTGCCAGAGGCTCAGGAAATCCTGATCACTTCATGAAAGAGATCAGAAATCAGACAAAACAGCTCGTACAGGAAGTCCGAACGAGCGACAATACGTATAAAATACAGAATCTGACTAAAAAAAAATGTCCGCAATGCGGATCACCGATGAAAGAATCCCGAGCAAGGGACGGCGGCCGCATCCTGATCTGCATCAACAGGGCATGCCATTATCGAAAGAGAATGGATCCAAAGCTATCCAATCACCGTTGTCCACACTGCCACAAGAAGATGGAAATCCACAAAGGCAAAGCAGGTGCATACTTCCAGTGCCGGACATGCGGTATTGTAGAAAAAGCAGAAAACATCGGAAAAAAAATAAATAAACGTGAAACACGGCGACTGATGAATAAAATAAATAACAAAAATGGATCATTTAGTAACAGTCTGGAAGATGCATTAAAAGCCGCAATGAAAAAAGAGCAGGAATAG
- a CDS encoding GDSL-type esterase/lipase family protein has translation MRIVCFGDSVTRGITCARGRFRIIKDNYPALLQRFLGEDDEVINKGVFNDNSDLLVKRLDKDVLQLHPDLVLINIGGNDCNFRWDQVAQLPDEEHIPIVPLDHYLSNIRVIVERIASAGAVPVILSLLPLDPVRYYRSLMKHYSHAIGHWIGWCGGIEHWHGMYNRALKDLVKKINVPCVDIRSAFKLKGNFSDLINEDGLHPTSKGYHALAEIIFSNMPHLKRAVQVHA, from the coding sequence TTGAGGATTGTCTGTTTTGGTGATAGCGTGACGCGTGGGATCACCTGTGCCCGCGGAAGATTCAGGATTATCAAAGATAATTATCCGGCACTGCTGCAGCGTTTCCTCGGTGAGGATGATGAAGTGATCAACAAAGGTGTGTTTAATGATAACTCCGATCTTCTGGTGAAAAGACTGGATAAAGATGTCCTGCAGCTGCATCCGGATCTGGTGCTGATTAATATTGGGGGAAACGACTGCAACTTCAGATGGGATCAGGTTGCTCAGTTGCCTGATGAAGAGCACATTCCCATCGTACCCCTTGATCACTATTTATCGAATATCCGAGTGATAGTAGAAAGAATTGCCTCAGCAGGGGCAGTTCCTGTTATCCTCAGTCTGCTGCCACTTGATCCGGTACGCTATTATCGCTCACTGATGAAGCATTACAGTCACGCCATCGGTCACTGGATTGGATGGTGCGGAGGGATTGAACACTGGCACGGCATGTATAACCGTGCACTTAAGGATCTGGTAAAGAAGATCAATGTTCCTTGTGTGGATATCCGTTCAGCATTCAAATTAAAAGGAAATTTTTCCGATCTGATAAACGAGGATGGACTGCATCCAACCTCTAAAGGTTATCATGCGCTTGCAGAGATTATTTTCAGTAATATGCCACATTTGAAACGTGCGGTGCAGGTTCATGCATGA
- a CDS encoding threonine/serine exporter family protein → MSATVTFVVQSVTSFLATCGFGIIYNIPRKPLIHGGLIGMIAWLIYFFGYQWNGNDFAATFAASFVIALLSQVFARLFKNPVIVYSVSGIIPLVPGGLTYTVMKQAVGDQYNLALHLAGKALILSGAIAMGLIFAEVVYQIFKRNYRKVQARSDRSMTVRK, encoded by the coding sequence ATGTCTGCAACCGTGACATTTGTCGTTCAGTCGGTAACCAGTTTTCTTGCAACGTGCGGTTTTGGGATCATTTATAATATTCCCCGGAAACCCTTGATTCACGGTGGATTGATCGGTATGATTGCCTGGCTCATTTATTTTTTTGGGTATCAGTGGAATGGCAATGACTTTGCTGCAACCTTTGCTGCTTCCTTTGTTATTGCCTTACTCAGTCAGGTATTTGCACGGCTGTTTAAAAATCCTGTCATCGTCTACAGTGTTTCAGGAATCATTCCTCTCGTTCCCGGAGGGCTGACTTATACAGTGATGAAGCAGGCGGTCGGGGATCAGTATAATCTTGCGCTTCATCTCGCCGGGAAAGCATTGATCCTGTCAGGAGCTATTGCTATGGGCCTGATCTTTGCCGAGGTGGTCTATCAGATTTTCAAAAGGAACTATCGAAAAGTCCAAGCCAGGTCAGACAGAAGTATGACTGTAAGAAAATAG